A DNA window from Nerophis lumbriciformis linkage group LG33, RoL_Nlum_v2.1, whole genome shotgun sequence contains the following coding sequences:
- the smim15 gene encoding small integral membrane protein 15, with the protein MIDVRAWADYVVEWAAKDPYGFLTTVILALTPLFIASAVLSWKLAKMIEARDKEQKRKQRRQENLAKVKRN; encoded by the coding sequence ATGATCGACGTCAGAGCATGGGCAGATTACGTGGTGGAGTGGGCTGCCAAAGACCCCTACGGCTTCCTGACCACCGTCATCCTGGCCCTCACGCCCCTTTTCATCGCCAGCGCCGTGTTGTCGTGGAAACTGGCCAAGATGATCGAGGCGAGGGACAAGGAGCAGAAGAGGAAGCAGAGACGCCAGGAGAACCTGGCCAAGGTGAAGAGGAACTAG